The Leadbettera azotonutricia ZAS-9 genome has a window encoding:
- a CDS encoding efflux RND transporter permease subunit, with product MKTLIDLCVRRPVTMIMIMAAIFLGGIVSLFNLPLEKLPEIRLPRVTVEAVYPGMGAAELRNMVTIPLEDALSPVKGLETMKSVSRNGASLVSLGFRWGTDPASAAALVREAIDAVYPSLPEGVKKPTVTSGDPDEEPQAIIAIRSKDGDKVFARNLAEYELRARFRRLDGAGAVILAGGETEEIRIAFDQERLVSMGINGNELAELIAYETADIPGGNAREGDKELTVISSGRPKSMEELSTLVIPSGIGPLHLKDIAKTYRTQAPGKSLFIFNNEDATALEIYRRPGSDPIKLSRDIKKALEAASKDFSRDTELSLAYDLSSSILENVLNLIVSIILAVAIVALILAVFMNNLRSSVLSALAIPFSAASALILLNLGGHSLNSMSLGGMALGIGLVSDTSIIVLDLLDSNKEKLKRETIAALAASVSGSSLGGTVTTVIVFIPIIFLPGPLGALFGDLAISLIASVTMGWVYAQFFLPSFFLLFPVSKTGKSSIIKKPETLYLPFLKLAIQRPLPLIIGTILFSIFGFFLLFARPGEFIASDTVKEIEVTVEFPSGTMPKAASEKGILVSQVLSSLDNTIENFFGKMGAEDEDSGPRADPDYRDSRLLFRCFLCKGIAPDKALKEIDDAVSSINTIDTVITASYPEEKTAKILGLSSSFGMAIKGNGREDVIASAESAERILKNSAAQYLNVLTLRPSGTRPELRLIPNREAAAFLGVSNAKMASSVYAASEGIVTGIMELDGRTLDMRSAASPGWYSPEQIEKLPLVLHASGREIPNTVFLSALNKIERKEADVALARQDRSDVIYLDLLPAAGKENALRAFIKTLPLEISRADESVFEKYYFSLVLTVVLVVLLLYLALAAQFESFFLPLILMLAIPFSLVGAGPLLFICGSGLDSGSVLGLIVLFGLAVNNGIVLYEVGEEKTRLGLAPVQAVFKGALERFRPVLITTLTTIFALLPLIFSPGSSQRSMSAAMLGGITASALLSFFALPPIIISFLKKKNNADKLQEIDNG from the coding sequence ATGAAAACCCTGATAGACCTGTGCGTCAGGCGGCCTGTAACCATGATAATGATCATGGCTGCAATATTCCTTGGAGGAATAGTCTCACTTTTTAATCTTCCCCTGGAGAAGCTGCCTGAGATACGCCTTCCCAGGGTTACTGTAGAAGCTGTATATCCCGGCATGGGCGCGGCAGAACTTCGCAATATGGTTACCATCCCCCTTGAGGATGCCCTTTCACCGGTGAAAGGGCTGGAAACCATGAAGAGCGTTTCCCGGAATGGGGCTTCCCTTGTGAGCCTTGGTTTCCGCTGGGGTACAGATCCTGCCAGCGCAGCGGCCCTGGTGAGAGAGGCCATTGATGCGGTTTATCCCAGCCTCCCCGAAGGTGTAAAGAAGCCCACAGTAACTTCCGGTGATCCTGACGAGGAGCCCCAAGCAATAATCGCAATACGCTCAAAAGATGGAGACAAGGTCTTTGCAAGGAATTTGGCCGAGTATGAACTCCGTGCCAGGTTCCGCAGGCTTGATGGCGCAGGGGCGGTGATACTTGCAGGGGGTGAAACAGAAGAGATTCGCATAGCCTTCGATCAGGAACGCCTTGTATCCATGGGGATAAACGGAAACGAACTCGCAGAGCTGATCGCTTATGAAACTGCCGATATTCCCGGCGGAAACGCAAGGGAAGGGGATAAAGAACTTACCGTGATAAGCTCAGGAAGGCCGAAATCCATGGAAGAACTTTCGACCCTTGTTATTCCTTCAGGCATTGGCCCTCTTCATCTTAAGGATATTGCCAAAACTTATAGAACCCAAGCGCCGGGAAAAAGCCTTTTCATTTTTAACAATGAAGATGCAACAGCCCTGGAAATTTACCGCAGGCCTGGATCAGATCCAATAAAGCTTTCCAGGGATATAAAAAAAGCGCTTGAAGCTGCGTCAAAGGATTTTTCCAGGGATACGGAATTAAGCCTGGCCTATGATTTATCATCATCCATATTGGAGAATGTGCTGAATCTGATAGTCTCTATTATACTTGCGGTCGCAATAGTCGCCCTGATACTGGCCGTTTTTATGAATAATTTAAGATCCAGTGTTCTTTCAGCCCTTGCCATACCATTTTCAGCGGCTTCCGCGCTAATTTTGCTGAACCTTGGGGGCCATTCCCTCAATTCCATGAGTCTTGGCGGCATGGCTCTTGGCATAGGGCTTGTGTCGGATACATCTATTATTGTTCTTGATCTTCTGGACAGTAATAAAGAAAAGCTAAAACGGGAAACTATTGCCGCTCTTGCCGCATCGGTTTCGGGCTCCAGCCTTGGGGGTACTGTTACTACGGTTATAGTATTTATACCCATCATTTTTCTGCCCGGTCCTTTGGGCGCTCTTTTTGGAGATCTTGCCATTTCATTGATTGCATCGGTGACCATGGGCTGGGTCTATGCCCAATTTTTCCTCCCTTCATTTTTCCTCCTGTTTCCGGTAAGCAAGACAGGAAAAAGCAGCATAATAAAAAAGCCTGAAACCTTATACCTTCCCTTTCTTAAATTGGCCATACAGCGGCCCCTCCCTTTGATTATTGGAACAATTCTATTCAGCATATTTGGTTTTTTTCTCCTTTTTGCAAGGCCTGGGGAATTTATTGCATCAGATACAGTAAAGGAAATTGAAGTTACTGTGGAATTCCCTTCAGGAACTATGCCGAAAGCTGCATCAGAAAAAGGTATTTTGGTATCCCAAGTTTTATCCAGCCTGGACAATACTATCGAAAATTTTTTCGGCAAGATGGGTGCCGAGGATGAAGATTCAGGCCCCAGGGCTGATCCTGATTATCGGGACAGCAGGCTCCTATTCCGCTGTTTCCTATGCAAAGGCATAGCTCCTGATAAGGCTTTGAAAGAGATAGATGATGCAGTGTCTTCTATAAATACTATAGATACCGTAATTACTGCTTCATATCCGGAAGAAAAGACAGCTAAAATTCTGGGGCTTTCATCATCTTTCGGAATGGCGATTAAAGGAAATGGCAGAGAAGATGTTATTGCTTCCGCTGAATCAGCCGAGAGGATACTAAAGAATTCCGCAGCTCAATACTTGAATGTCTTAACTTTAAGACCATCAGGGACTAGGCCGGAATTGCGCCTTATCCCCAATCGTGAGGCTGCGGCATTTCTTGGGGTTTCCAATGCCAAAATGGCAAGTTCTGTTTACGCCGCGAGCGAGGGCATTGTTACGGGGATCATGGAGCTTGACGGGCGTACTTTGGATATGAGGAGTGCAGCGAGTCCTGGATGGTATTCCCCTGAGCAAATTGAAAAGCTGCCCCTTGTACTCCATGCTTCAGGAAGAGAAATACCTAATACAGTGTTCCTGTCTGCCCTCAATAAAATTGAAAGGAAGGAAGCCGATGTTGCATTGGCAAGGCAGGATCGTTCTGATGTAATTTATCTTGATCTCCTTCCTGCGGCGGGAAAAGAAAATGCATTAAGGGCTTTTATAAAAACCCTTCCCCTTGAAATTTCCCGGGCTGACGAATCGGTGTTTGAAAAATACTACTTCAGCCTTGTGCTCACTGTAGTTCTGGTGGTTTTATTGTTGTACCTTGCCCTGGCTGCACAGTTTGAATCTTTTTTTCTGCCTCTTATCCTTATGCTAGCCATTCCTTTTTCCCTGGTTGGTGCAGGGCCATTGCTGTTTATATGCGGCTCGGGTTTGGATTCAGGTTCTGTATTGGGCCTCATAGTCCTTTTTGGGCTGGCAGTGAATAACGGAATAGTTCTTTATGAAGTAGGTGAAGAAAAGACGAGGCTGGGGTTAGCCCCCGTGCAGGCAGTTTTTAAAGGCGCCCTTGAGCGATTCAGGCCGGTGCTTATTACAACCCTGACCACGATATTTGCTCTCCTGCCGCTAATTTTTTCGCCCGGATCTTCCCAAAGGTCTATGTCGGCAGCCATGCTGGGAGGTATAACTGCCTCTGCCCTGCTCAGTTTCTTTGCTTTGCCCCCAATTATTATCAGTTTTCTCAAAAAGAAAAACAATGCTGATAAACTTCAGGAGATCGACAATGGCTGA
- a CDS encoding efflux RND transporter permease subunit — protein sequence MLCPQLLSVFSKRKTMLINFRRSTMAEKRNWFSKPVSALCISIGALVASLFLIFNAQGGFNGTEDVSYMVTLRDYGVEAREMERKAAIPLEDALSSISGINKVITLSENSRVRAYAVFRRDKTNKHAYDAVREAAQRVYEIMPSSSQRPEIGSSNDSFIPVWIAAISGSPDGDYLEKVLKPALNSIEGVGEVEVSGSGIAEIIIIPDLKKIAALGLSPSAIASVLASNDGLYMGGRIQSGSREIPVIMDGRYPDLASLGNALIPISSGAAIKLKDIADLREEEREGEVLSRLDGKKTAVISIIPSSDANLGRLSRAIKVELAKFKNKFKNDYFEMNILSDRGAEEGSAFCSALIAALEASILVALASILLTRNKGSRSSGFVCAAAIPIVWIISAAMLSLFGFVPDRKLLAGLSVGIGTAADAAILCAEGFGNCRNAREGRKILSRLAPALVSGAATTIAALFPLAKFKLAEDISIIVLALGTVTMVSLIAALTVLPPLFLWDKKDDLSYSRTKSFPIINRIQRKGVRFFAFMIKSCIKNPLIFVLVALFITIMGIIVLIFSGADISASESRDSVYARVEFEGGFSKEEADKLLAFWVLDIKSNEGIKSVQTSARTGSSQILVNFDPLKIKSAEVRELLRSIKVPGGFLYIPETSMNERIWEITVSGDDDFRCRELAKKAASLCVPLPLVQETILNFKEGSPRLSLLPFRDKLAEEGLSFSGLADSVRRGVHGPVIYKRSGEKGEIDVRLKLSKEMTADDINHLPLAIRNQGYSWVQSLTSEYRDHELSLIRREDRRRTASFSIRTQPMDPRVVRDNVMEIIKGIELPPGYALEFDREAIKKAEILSGTGFLFILALFFCYIVIAAANESFSLPFLVLSVVPPSLAIPVSILSIVNISINASVACSLVAVSGMAVNASVLIAGEFRQFFVDKRFINQREFYNSLRNRLPCLLATTGTTLAGAIPFIFLRDGSNSFIRILSVVTLLGVGSSFIFALILVPSLICIFLNPKHTGKELLLGV from the coding sequence TTGCTTTGCCCCCAATTATTATCAGTTTTCTCAAAAAGAAAAACAATGCTGATAAACTTCAGGAGATCGACAATGGCTGAAAAAAGGAATTGGTTTTCAAAGCCTGTTTCTGCCCTTTGTATTTCTATAGGGGCTTTAGTTGCATCTTTATTTTTGATTTTTAATGCCCAGGGCGGATTTAATGGGACTGAAGATGTTTCCTATATGGTAACCCTAAGGGATTATGGAGTAGAAGCCCGCGAAATGGAAAGAAAAGCCGCAATTCCGCTGGAAGATGCGCTTTCCTCAATTTCCGGTATTAATAAAGTAATTACCTTGAGTGAGAACAGCCGGGTTAGAGCTTATGCTGTTTTTCGCAGGGACAAAACAAACAAGCATGCCTATGATGCAGTGCGGGAGGCAGCGCAAAGGGTATATGAAATCATGCCGTCTTCTTCCCAGCGGCCCGAGATTGGATCGTCAAATGATTCCTTCATACCTGTATGGATTGCCGCAATTTCCGGTTCTCCTGATGGGGATTATCTTGAAAAAGTCCTCAAACCTGCCCTGAACAGTATTGAAGGAGTCGGAGAGGTTGAAGTGTCAGGATCGGGAATTGCCGAAATCATCATTATCCCTGACCTAAAGAAAATAGCCGCTTTAGGATTAAGTCCTTCGGCAATTGCCTCTGTTCTTGCCAGCAATGATGGCCTTTATATGGGAGGCAGAATTCAATCCGGCAGCAGGGAAATTCCTGTTATCATGGATGGCCGCTATCCTGATTTGGCTTCTTTGGGTAACGCCCTTATTCCTATTAGCTCAGGAGCAGCAATAAAGCTTAAAGATATTGCGGATCTGCGTGAAGAAGAAAGGGAAGGAGAGGTACTCTCAAGGCTGGATGGCAAGAAAACAGCAGTAATTTCGATTATTCCCTCATCGGATGCCAATTTGGGAAGGCTTTCACGTGCTATTAAAGTCGAATTGGCGAAGTTTAAAAATAAATTCAAGAATGATTATTTTGAAATGAACATATTAAGCGATAGGGGGGCTGAAGAAGGATCTGCTTTCTGCTCTGCCCTGATCGCTGCACTGGAAGCCTCCATCCTTGTTGCCTTGGCCTCGATTTTGCTAACCCGGAATAAAGGTAGCCGCAGTTCAGGTTTTGTTTGCGCAGCGGCAATACCCATAGTATGGATAATTTCAGCGGCTATGCTTTCATTATTCGGCTTTGTGCCTGACAGGAAATTATTGGCAGGTCTTTCTGTAGGGATCGGGACCGCGGCAGATGCTGCCATACTTTGTGCAGAGGGTTTTGGAAATTGCAGAAATGCAAGGGAGGGAAGAAAAATCCTCTCGCGTTTAGCCCCAGCCCTTGTTTCAGGGGCCGCTACCACTATAGCCGCATTATTCCCCCTGGCAAAATTCAAATTAGCTGAAGATATTTCTATAATTGTCCTTGCTCTTGGAACGGTAACCATGGTCTCTTTAATCGCCGCCCTCACAGTTCTGCCACCGCTTTTTCTTTGGGACAAAAAGGATGATTTGTCCTATTCCAGAACAAAATCATTTCCGATTATTAACAGGATTCAGAGAAAAGGAGTGCGTTTTTTTGCCTTCATGATTAAGTCATGCATAAAAAATCCTTTAATTTTTGTCTTGGTGGCCCTATTTATAACTATTATGGGGATTATTGTCCTTATTTTTTCAGGTGCAGATATTTCTGCCTCAGAAAGCAGGGATTCCGTATATGCCCGTGTTGAATTTGAGGGCGGCTTCAGCAAAGAGGAAGCTGACAAACTTCTGGCCTTTTGGGTTTTGGATATTAAATCAAATGAGGGGATAAAGTCGGTGCAAACTTCGGCCCGTACAGGTTCAAGCCAGATACTTGTAAATTTTGATCCCTTAAAAATAAAAAGCGCCGAGGTCAGGGAGCTTCTGCGTTCAATCAAAGTCCCCGGCGGATTTCTCTATATACCGGAGACTTCAATGAATGAACGAATATGGGAAATAACAGTCAGTGGTGATGACGATTTTAGATGCAGGGAACTGGCTAAAAAAGCCGCTAGCCTTTGTGTACCTCTTCCATTGGTACAGGAAACAATTTTGAATTTTAAAGAAGGCAGCCCGAGACTGAGCCTGCTTCCGTTTCGTGATAAATTGGCCGAAGAAGGCTTAAGCTTCTCAGGGCTTGCCGATTCGGTAAGGAGGGGAGTGCATGGTCCTGTAATTTATAAAAGAAGTGGTGAAAAAGGAGAAATAGATGTTCGTCTAAAGCTGTCTAAGGAGATGACGGCAGATGACATTAACCATTTGCCTTTGGCAATCAGAAATCAAGGCTATTCATGGGTCCAATCGCTGACAAGCGAATACAGGGATCATGAACTTTCTCTTATCCGCAGGGAAGATAGGCGTAGAACCGCTTCATTTTCTATTAGAACACAGCCTATGGACCCTAGAGTGGTGAGGGATAATGTCATGGAAATCATAAAAGGCATTGAGCTTCCTCCGGGTTATGCCCTTGAATTTGATAGGGAGGCCATAAAGAAGGCAGAAATCCTTTCGGGAACAGGATTTCTTTTTATTCTTGCTTTGTTTTTTTGTTATATAGTTATTGCGGCGGCTAATGAATCGTTTTCTCTGCCTTTTCTCGTTTTGTCCGTGGTTCCTCCGTCCCTGGCGATACCGGTTTCGATTCTGTCAATCGTCAATATTTCTATTAATGCGTCTGTGGCCTGTTCCCTTGTCGCAGTGAGCGGTATGGCAGTCAATGCCTCGGTTTTGATAGCAGGAGAATTCCGCCAGTTTTTTGTCGATAAACGATTTATAAATCAGAGAGAATTTTATAATTCCCTAAGGAACCGTTTGCCCTGTCTTCTTGCAACAACCGGTACAACCCTGGCCGGGGCTATTCCGTTCATTTTTCTCAGAGACGGTTCAAATTCTTTTATTAGAATCCTGTCGGTGGTTACTTTGCTTGGAGTCGGATCTTCTTTTATTTTTGCATTGATACTTGTTCCTTCGTTAATTTGCATTTTTTTGAATCCTAAACATACGGGTAAGGAACTCCTGTTAGGAGTATGA